One genomic region from Nocardia vinacea encodes:
- a CDS encoding DUF1801 domain-containing protein, whose protein sequence is MNQAQKSTKATTAKSRAAVGFSEEERAAMKEHAQELKTAARRGSRAAKSDGEADVVAKIAEMAESDRIMAERIHAIVKANAPALTPKLWYGMPAYAMGGKVVCFFQTAEKFKSRYATFGFNDIATLDEGTMWPTAFALTKLTAADEERLGALVKKAVS, encoded by the coding sequence ATGAACCAAGCGCAGAAGTCCACCAAGGCAACCACCGCGAAGAGCCGGGCCGCCGTCGGATTCTCCGAAGAAGAGCGGGCCGCGATGAAGGAGCACGCCCAGGAGTTGAAGACCGCCGCGCGCCGCGGCTCGCGGGCGGCCAAGTCGGATGGGGAAGCCGACGTGGTCGCCAAGATCGCCGAGATGGCAGAATCGGATCGCATCATGGCCGAACGGATCCATGCCATCGTCAAGGCCAACGCACCAGCTCTTACGCCGAAACTCTGGTACGGTATGCCCGCGTATGCCATGGGCGGCAAGGTCGTCTGCTTCTTCCAAACCGCCGAGAAATTCAAGTCGCGGTACGCGACGTTCGGCTTCAACGACATCGCGACCCTTGATGAAGGCACCATGTGGCCGACCGCCTTCGCGCTGACGAAGTTGACGGCCGCCGATGAGGAACGGCTCGGCGCGCTCGTGAAGAAGGCGGTCAGCTGA
- a CDS encoding MFS transporter — MQFDALNHAPDLSARPASQRGLLAVICACVVLVVGMVAAINLAVPMLAASALHPSASALVWIVDTYVIVFACLVIPGGAAGDRFGRKGILLFGLGLFALGALVSAAAPNVTFLLAGRAVTGVGAAAVLPNTLAVLLHAVPAERKSATIAVWASMTGIGGIVGNVGGGAILSGGSWRWLFAGVVPIALVLAALVGRIAPVSPRHDRRLDPLGAALLVGASVALLLGIVQGPESGWDSAIVIAGFACAAVLFTAWTIVELKVEHPLLDPRLFRLPALRGACLGMTAVFFGMFALFYVNASFLQYGKGFGVLQTGLGIIPLTVPIILGAKHVGRLSQRIGLDATTALAFVFVGGGLLGLSKSDVQTPYVAYAAWLVVMGIGVALALPTLSGAIAGALPPEQAGVAAGLQATTREFGSALGVAVIGTVLTARFVAALPSEIRAEHDPHTVAQALAISDRTNDVVAAFISGADGGFRAIGLIVLVAGGFVVLQSLLSRRGSARQAHVSVARATKPSLSPADHMP; from the coding sequence ATGCAATTCGATGCCCTGAATCACGCTCCGGACCTGTCGGCGCGCCCGGCCTCGCAGCGCGGCCTGCTCGCGGTCATCTGCGCATGCGTCGTGCTCGTCGTCGGCATGGTCGCCGCGATCAATCTCGCCGTCCCGATGCTCGCCGCCAGCGCACTGCATCCATCCGCGTCGGCGCTTGTCTGGATCGTCGATACCTATGTGATCGTCTTCGCCTGTCTGGTGATTCCCGGCGGGGCGGCGGGAGATCGCTTCGGGCGCAAGGGGATTCTGCTATTCGGACTGGGGCTGTTCGCGCTGGGCGCGCTGGTGTCGGCAGCGGCACCGAACGTGACGTTCCTGCTCGCCGGTCGGGCGGTTACGGGAGTCGGCGCTGCTGCCGTACTGCCCAATACGCTTGCCGTCCTGCTGCACGCTGTTCCCGCTGAGCGCAAGAGCGCGACTATCGCGGTCTGGGCATCGATGACGGGTATCGGTGGAATCGTCGGCAATGTCGGTGGCGGGGCGATCCTTTCGGGTGGTTCATGGCGTTGGCTGTTCGCCGGTGTCGTGCCGATCGCGCTGGTGCTCGCCGCTCTGGTGGGACGGATCGCGCCGGTGTCGCCGCGCCATGACCGCCGGCTCGACCCGCTCGGCGCGGCATTGCTCGTCGGTGCGTCGGTCGCGCTGCTGCTCGGGATCGTCCAGGGGCCGGAGTCGGGCTGGGACAGTGCGATCGTCATCGCCGGATTCGCCTGTGCCGCAGTGTTGTTCACCGCGTGGACGATTGTCGAGCTGAAAGTCGAACACCCGTTGCTGGATCCGCGGTTGTTCCGCCTCCCGGCCCTGCGCGGCGCCTGCCTCGGCATGACGGCGGTCTTCTTCGGCATGTTCGCGCTGTTCTACGTCAACGCGTCATTCCTGCAGTACGGCAAGGGATTCGGCGTACTGCAAACCGGTCTCGGGATAATCCCGCTCACCGTCCCGATCATCCTCGGCGCGAAGCATGTCGGACGACTGTCACAGCGTATCGGACTCGACGCCACCACCGCGCTCGCATTCGTATTCGTCGGCGGCGGACTGCTCGGATTGTCCAAGAGCGACGTACAGACACCCTATGTCGCATACGCCGCGTGGCTCGTCGTGATGGGAATCGGTGTGGCGCTGGCACTTCCGACATTGTCCGGTGCGATCGCCGGGGCGCTGCCGCCGGAGCAGGCCGGGGTCGCAGCCGGCTTGCAGGCCACCACCCGCGAGTTCGGCAGCGCCCTCGGCGTCGCGGTCATCGGCACAGTGCTCACCGCACGATTCGTCGCCGCTCTACCGTCGGAGATCCGCGCCGAGCACGATCCGCACACCGTAGCCCAGGCACTCGCCATCTCCGACCGCACCAATGACGTTGTCGCAGCGTTTATTTCGGGTGCAGACGGCGGATTCCGGGCGATCGGCCTGATCGTGCTCGTCGCGGGTGGGTTCGTCGTGCTGCAGTCGCTACTGTCTCGACGTGGATCCGCTCGACAGGCGCACGTCTCGGTGGCGAGGGCTACGAAGCCGTCCCTCTCCCCCGCCGATCACATGCCGTGA
- a CDS encoding alpha/beta hydrolase family protein — protein sequence MGTARSGNHWGWLRKAGAVLVAAVLLSSIGAAVATATPRLRTPAGGYEDLFVPSSMGPIKVQVQWAARGGSAAVYVLDGLRAPADHSQWISDTDALRQFAGDNVTLVFPVGGRSSFYTDWYRPSSTNGQQTTYKWETFLTEELPAYLARFGVSPTNNAIVGASMGGNAALTLAGHHRDQFKFAGSFSGFVHPTFPLWNEAMRAAMWDEGNFNVDDMWGPAGDPAWSRNDATNEAELLRGLPVYVSTGNGQPGPLDLPYGLGNTVNAMALEAMTLTSAQMLRDRMTELGLPARFDIINGTHTWPYWQQALAAARPMLLDALGAH from the coding sequence GTGGGTACAGCACGGTCTGGAAATCATTGGGGTTGGCTGCGCAAGGCAGGCGCTGTGTTGGTCGCAGCTGTTCTGCTGTCGTCGATCGGTGCGGCGGTTGCCACCGCCACACCAAGATTGCGCACCCCCGCGGGCGGTTACGAGGACCTGTTCGTGCCGTCGAGCATGGGGCCGATCAAGGTCCAGGTGCAGTGGGCGGCCCGGGGCGGGAGCGCGGCCGTCTATGTGCTCGACGGTCTCCGCGCGCCCGCCGATCACAGTCAGTGGATCAGCGATACCGACGCGCTGCGCCAATTCGCAGGCGACAACGTCACTTTGGTGTTCCCGGTCGGCGGTCGCTCGAGCTTCTACACCGACTGGTACCGACCCAGTAGTACCAATGGTCAGCAGACGACGTACAAATGGGAAACCTTCCTCACCGAGGAGTTGCCCGCATACCTGGCGCGGTTCGGCGTTTCGCCGACCAACAACGCGATCGTCGGTGCCTCTATGGGCGGCAATGCCGCACTGACGCTGGCCGGCCACCATCGCGACCAATTCAAGTTCGCCGGATCATTTTCCGGCTTCGTACACCCGACTTTTCCGCTCTGGAACGAAGCGATGCGCGCTGCCATGTGGGACGAGGGCAACTTCAATGTGGACGATATGTGGGGTCCGGCCGGCGACCCCGCCTGGAGCCGCAACGATGCCACCAACGAGGCAGAATTGCTGCGCGGGCTGCCGGTCTACGTCTCCACCGGCAATGGCCAGCCCGGACCGCTCGACCTGCCCTACGGACTCGGCAATACGGTGAATGCGATGGCCCTCGAAGCGATGACGTTGACGTCCGCCCAGATGCTGCGTGATCGAATGACGGAACTCGGCCTCCCCGCCCGCTTCGACATCATCAACGGAACGCACACCTGGCCCTATTGGCAGCAAGCGCTCGCGGCGGCGCGTCCGATGCTGCTCGATGCGCTCGGCGCGCACTGA
- a CDS encoding LysR family transcriptional regulator yields the protein MPEQLDLNLLRVFDALLQDGSVTAASERLHLSIPATSRALGRLRRAMGDPILVRAGRGMAPTPFALRTAPRVRSLLDEASALISADREVTVAELQRTFTIRINDGVAATLAAVAVDATAAVAPGVTLRFVAEGSESIEALRDGSVDLDIGAGDIVASDMRSAVLYRERIVGIVRADSPLGRRPTLRQLCRHPHVSASRRGRARGPLDDALDDAGLQRHVAAVVPTSAVAALLVASSQYIGLVPQRLAEQYGQSLGLRWFPIPAPLPEVEVRLLWHARLDADPAQRWLRDTIRDALRPPRESSDRID from the coding sequence GTGCCAGAGCAGCTCGATCTGAACCTCCTGCGCGTATTCGATGCCCTGCTCCAGGACGGCAGCGTCACGGCGGCGTCCGAGCGCCTACATCTGTCCATCCCGGCTACCAGCCGGGCCCTGGGTCGGTTACGGCGGGCGATGGGCGATCCGATTTTGGTGCGCGCCGGTCGTGGGATGGCTCCGACACCGTTCGCGCTGCGCACCGCGCCGCGGGTGCGGTCCCTGCTGGACGAAGCGTCGGCGCTGATCAGCGCCGATCGCGAGGTCACGGTCGCAGAATTGCAGCGCACCTTCACAATTCGCATCAATGACGGTGTTGCTGCGACCCTGGCGGCGGTGGCGGTCGATGCCACGGCCGCGGTCGCTCCCGGCGTGACGCTGCGCTTCGTCGCGGAGGGCAGTGAGAGCATCGAGGCTCTGCGCGACGGCTCGGTCGATCTGGATATCGGCGCGGGCGACATCGTCGCTTCCGATATGCGGTCAGCTGTGCTGTATCGCGAACGAATAGTGGGCATCGTCCGGGCCGACAGCCCACTGGGCCGGCGCCCGACATTGCGGCAACTGTGCCGACATCCCCACGTCTCGGCCTCCCGCCGTGGTCGCGCTCGGGGGCCACTCGACGACGCACTCGACGACGCGGGCTTGCAGCGCCACGTCGCCGCCGTCGTGCCCACTTCCGCCGTCGCCGCACTCCTGGTCGCGTCGAGTCAGTACATCGGGCTCGTCCCGCAACGCCTCGCCGAACAGTACGGCCAGTCCCTCGGCCTTCGCTGGTTTCCGATCCCCGCACCCCTCCCGGAAGTCGAAGTGCGACTGCTCTGGCACGCCCGCCTCGACGCCGACCCGGCGCAGCGCTGGCTCCGCGACACCATCCGCGACGCGCTGCGTCCGCCGCGCGAATCTTCGGATCGCATCGATTGA